A genomic segment from Gemmatimonas aurantiaca encodes:
- a CDS encoding serine/threonine-protein kinase, producing MPKVCPVCGTNYADTNIFCPADGSTLRAADADGDLIGSVVADRYLVTDLLGEGGMGKVYLARHVRLPLQAAIKVLRPELLKDPASVARFNREAANASSIEHERVARVFDFGETSEGLVYLAMEYVNGSTLKSVLTKDGPLSAQRTAVIVRQVADGLDAAHRMGIVHRDLKPDNILVQQDDEGVDKCKVVDFGIAKAVGSNEKESGLTRTGFVVGTPEFMSPEQLLGSQVDHRSDVYALALVAYQCLTLDLPFDGNTPDRGMTARLVAEPRTLSVVRPDMQWPAGLQQVFNQALDRDPAKRTASAGAFAKAFEAALQAPARPASAVAAAPAATAGAAPPAAPASTQVDTPGAARVITTVDKEEIRRELGKSGAKPKSTTPPPSRTPVASPSVSRATPQPAPRVDVQTPKRSGFRMPRIPLPSLSLVLVVAAGWWWYTKQRAPRVSDIDRLVNSATNTAGKLIEGAQGAATTAATTAVDAARNVTSSDPAASGSATPTTPSVTPPATSAPDAAAGAGGARPTSPASPEPGATHTPSPMATRALATLDSITKALDPSSADEKDARAAVPVLQSLIARLPTGTDSTWAYIRIAEAHLLMDEVKPACTALRSARITARSMAQAEVINRYTGQLGCGQ from the coding sequence ATGCCCAAAGTCTGTCCCGTCTGCGGCACCAATTACGCCGATACGAACATCTTCTGCCCGGCAGATGGGTCGACGTTGCGGGCTGCCGATGCCGATGGCGATCTGATCGGTTCCGTCGTCGCCGATCGGTATCTTGTCACCGATCTGCTCGGTGAAGGTGGCATGGGCAAGGTCTACCTCGCGCGGCATGTGCGTCTGCCATTGCAGGCCGCCATCAAAGTGTTGCGCCCCGAGCTGCTCAAAGACCCCGCCTCGGTGGCGCGCTTCAATCGCGAAGCCGCGAACGCCAGCAGCATCGAACACGAACGTGTGGCGCGCGTGTTCGATTTCGGCGAGACGTCGGAAGGGCTGGTGTATCTGGCGATGGAGTACGTGAACGGCTCCACGCTCAAGAGTGTGCTCACGAAGGACGGACCACTCAGTGCGCAGCGCACCGCCGTCATCGTGCGGCAGGTGGCCGACGGCCTCGATGCCGCGCATCGCATGGGGATCGTGCATCGCGATCTCAAGCCCGACAACATTCTCGTCCAGCAGGACGACGAGGGTGTCGACAAGTGCAAAGTGGTGGACTTCGGTATCGCCAAGGCCGTGGGCAGCAACGAGAAGGAATCGGGGCTGACACGCACGGGCTTCGTGGTGGGCACGCCGGAATTCATGAGTCCCGAACAGCTCCTGGGCAGTCAGGTCGATCACCGCAGCGATGTGTATGCGCTCGCGCTGGTGGCGTATCAGTGTCTGACGCTCGATCTGCCGTTCGACGGCAACACACCGGATCGCGGCATGACGGCACGTCTGGTGGCCGAACCGCGCACGTTGAGTGTGGTGCGCCCCGACATGCAGTGGCCCGCCGGGTTGCAGCAGGTGTTCAATCAGGCGCTCGATCGCGATCCGGCCAAACGCACGGCCTCGGCCGGTGCTTTCGCCAAGGCCTTCGAAGCGGCGTTGCAGGCACCCGCACGGCCGGCATCAGCCGTCGCAGCAGCACCTGCCGCAACCGCCGGCGCCGCGCCCCCGGCCGCTCCGGCTTCGACCCAGGTGGACACGCCGGGCGCCGCGCGGGTCATCACCACGGTGGACAAGGAAGAAATCCGCCGGGAGCTCGGCAAGTCGGGCGCCAAGCCGAAGAGCACCACGCCCCCACCATCACGCACACCGGTGGCCAGTCCATCGGTGTCCCGCGCAACTCCGCAACCGGCGCCGCGGGTGGATGTGCAGACGCCGAAGCGCAGCGGTTTCCGCATGCCGCGCATTCCGTTGCCCAGTCTGTCGCTGGTGCTGGTGGTTGCTGCGGGGTGGTGGTGGTATACCAAGCAGCGGGCGCCGCGGGTGTCGGATATCGACCGGCTGGTGAATTCCGCCACGAATACCGCGGGCAAGCTGATCGAAGGGGCGCAGGGAGCGGCCACGACGGCGGCCACCACGGCCGTCGATGCCGCGCGCAATGTGACGAGCTCCGATCCAGCGGCATCCGGCAGTGCAACACCCACTACGCCCAGTGTAACACCGCCGGCCACGTCCGCCCCCGACGCGGCCGCGGGTGCAGGCGGTGCGCGTCCGACGTCGCCCGCATCTCCGGAGCCTGGTGCGACGCACACACCGTCACCAATGGCGACACGCGCCCTCGCCACGCTCGACAGCATCACCAAGGCTCTCGACCCTTCATCGGCCGATGAAAAGGATGCCCGCGCCGCCGTGCCCGTGCTGCAATCGCTCATCGCCCGACTGCCCACCGGCACCGACAGTACGTGGGCCTACATCCGCATCGCCGAAGCCCATCTGTTGATGGACGAGGTGAAGCCCGCGTGCACCGCGCTGCGTTCGGCACGGATCACCGCGAGATCGATGGCGCAGGCCGAGGTCATCAATCGGTACACGGGACAGTTGGGGTGCGGGCAGTAA
- a CDS encoding CsgG/HfaB family protein — protein sequence MSAASLVRRTRRALAVTLTGAGTLAAAFAGPLALAAVAAPGTAGAQGASGKPTVAVMYFTNGAIGNNAEYAPLSKGLAEMLITELSGNENIRVVERDRLQALLEEQNLGASGRVEKETAAKIGKTLGALHMLMGSFVIDPKNTMRMDVRAINTETSELEYATSVTGKADRMLELLGQLGTKLNAGLKLPSVQRGFEEGKAVGAKGPNQLKSMMLLSRALEQQDRKNNTQAVALYKESIQANPDNQRAKTLLASLESGTK from the coding sequence ATGTCTGCCGCTTCGCTCGTTCGCCGCACCCGCCGGGCCCTGGCCGTGACGCTCACGGGGGCTGGAACCCTGGCGGCCGCCTTCGCCGGTCCCCTCGCCCTGGCTGCCGTTGCCGCTCCCGGAACCGCCGGCGCCCAGGGCGCGTCCGGCAAGCCCACCGTGGCCGTCATGTACTTCACGAACGGGGCGATCGGCAACAACGCCGAATACGCGCCGCTGAGCAAGGGACTGGCGGAGATGCTCATCACGGAGCTCTCGGGCAACGAGAACATCCGGGTCGTGGAGCGCGATCGCCTGCAGGCGCTACTCGAGGAGCAGAACCTCGGCGCCAGCGGCCGGGTGGAGAAGGAGACGGCGGCGAAGATCGGCAAGACGCTCGGCGCGCTGCACATGCTCATGGGCAGCTTCGTGATCGATCCGAAGAACACCATGCGCATGGATGTGCGGGCCATCAACACCGAGACGTCGGAACTGGAGTACGCGACCTCGGTCACCGGCAAGGCGGACCGGATGCTCGAGTTGCTCGGGCAGTTGGGCACCAAGCTGAATGCCGGCCTCAAACTGCCCTCGGTGCAGCGCGGCTTCGAGGAAGGCAAGGCCGTGGGCGCGAAGGGTCCGAACCAGCTCAAGTCGATGATGCTGCTCAGTCGCGCGCTCGAGCAGCAGGACCGGAAGAACAACACGCAGGCGGTGGCGCTGTACAAGGAATCGATCCAGGCCAACCCCGACAATCAGCGCGCGAAGACGTTGCTGGCGTCGTTGGAGAGCGGCACCAAGTAA
- a CDS encoding Ig-like domain-containing protein, translating into MSIMPTMFSSAPLRALRHAGDRMRRATRSLAVSALAATSLLGACADNGVGPSGQSAQLVLSASFQTTAGSNEEVRIATSYLLQNGGYSPLSTQSIRLTGTAQAVPVGVDLASCLANGQRGALPGTSIGADECVVLIEIQLLIDGLPVDRQYVGPLSLRPGVTTTVPSTIQLNDVAEVRISAPAENVVGTGQPLRLELARPMTLSTLVLDRQQRPVTGRAATWTSSNPNVASVSAAGVVTGVAVGSTRITADVGGRMNFVDVRVVPPPAALTVVSAGQSGTGTLTSSPAGISCVINGTGAAGTCAYTFPGDVDVVLTATPASGSELIGWSGDCSGTQGAACTVSMNQARNVGVVFRALRTLNISAAGTGFGTVNSDLGGITCYAAQGGVSGTCSNVFYEGTVVTLQAIPSGQSTFGGWTGDCAGVNAPVCQLTMNAARSVTARFDAPVPISIAGIGQGSGTVSSSPIGIACTLNGAAGLGACSALFTEGSTITLTATAANRNSFRGWSGCTTTSGATCTVQVTSPGKAISVQFDPPAVLTVVPSGTGDGQVFGGTAISCARSNGQTSGTCSNTLANGSSITLTAIPDSYSTFTGWTGACSGNGACTLTMDQAKTVGAVFTRRQVALTLSLQGPGFGSVRVNDNYTCTLQEGESEKECQTFVDLNRMVTLTALPGTEQTFGAFSGACLSSSQSCTFTANSPAVVTATFGTPTVTLNVTAPSNATGAGMVSASGMEIDCSLVGASSPAPQDCKATASVEDLQGTLTLHATPDGASTFGGWGGACASAGTSPTCVLTSIEGNIEVTAWFVAVPTVQVSVTLNGLGMGSLTASGSSWTRTCERSSGGNDPTHCTWLIPINQSFDIYVSDGYGYFTSTSGQLCYNVSSSCSYPSGISSGNSVSAWFDPYSPIRQKK; encoded by the coding sequence ATGTCGATCATGCCTACCATGTTTTCGAGCGCGCCGCTTCGCGCCCTTCGCCATGCCGGGGACCGCATGCGCCGCGCGACCCGCTCGCTCGCCGTGTCGGCCCTCGCGGCCACCTCGCTGCTCGGCGCCTGCGCCGACAACGGCGTCGGTCCTTCGGGGCAGTCCGCCCAGCTCGTCCTCTCTGCGTCGTTCCAGACGACCGCCGGCTCCAACGAGGAAGTGCGGATCGCCACCAGCTACCTCCTGCAGAACGGCGGCTACAGTCCGTTGTCCACGCAGTCGATCCGGCTCACGGGCACGGCCCAGGCCGTGCCGGTCGGTGTGGATCTGGCCAGCTGTCTCGCCAACGGACAGCGCGGCGCGCTGCCCGGGACCTCCATCGGCGCCGACGAGTGCGTCGTGCTCATCGAGATCCAGTTGCTCATCGATGGGCTGCCCGTCGACCGTCAGTATGTCGGACCGCTGTCGCTGCGCCCCGGCGTGACGACCACGGTGCCCAGCACGATCCAGCTCAACGACGTGGCCGAGGTGCGGATCAGCGCCCCCGCGGAGAACGTCGTCGGGACCGGCCAGCCGCTGCGGCTGGAACTCGCGCGTCCGATGACGCTCAGCACGTTGGTTCTCGACCGCCAGCAGCGTCCGGTCACCGGTCGCGCCGCGACGTGGACGAGCAGCAATCCCAACGTGGCCTCGGTCAGCGCCGCGGGTGTCGTGACGGGTGTGGCGGTGGGCTCCACCCGGATCACCGCCGACGTGGGCGGCCGTATGAACTTCGTCGACGTGCGGGTCGTGCCGCCGCCGGCCGCACTCACGGTGGTCTCGGCCGGACAGAGCGGCACGGGCACGCTGACGTCGTCGCCGGCAGGTATCAGCTGCGTCATCAACGGCACGGGCGCGGCGGGCACCTGCGCGTACACCTTCCCCGGTGACGTGGACGTCGTCCTCACGGCCACGCCGGCCTCCGGTTCCGAGCTCATCGGCTGGTCGGGTGACTGCTCCGGTACGCAGGGCGCCGCCTGTACGGTGAGCATGAACCAGGCGCGCAACGTCGGCGTGGTGTTCCGCGCCCTCCGCACGCTCAACATCAGCGCGGCGGGCACGGGCTTTGGTACCGTCAATTCCGATCTGGGCGGCATCACCTGCTACGCCGCGCAGGGCGGCGTCAGCGGCACCTGCTCCAATGTCTTCTACGAAGGCACGGTGGTGACGCTCCAGGCGATTCCGAGCGGCCAGAGCACCTTCGGCGGCTGGACAGGCGATTGCGCCGGCGTCAACGCGCCCGTCTGTCAGCTCACGATGAACGCCGCACGTTCGGTCACGGCGCGTTTCGACGCCCCGGTGCCGATCTCGATCGCGGGCATCGGTCAGGGGTCCGGCACGGTCTCGTCCTCGCCGATCGGCATTGCCTGCACGCTGAACGGCGCGGCCGGTCTGGGTGCCTGCTCGGCCCTCTTCACCGAAGGCTCGACGATCACCCTCACGGCCACGGCCGCCAACCGCAACAGCTTCCGCGGCTGGAGCGGCTGCACGACCACGTCGGGTGCCACCTGCACGGTGCAGGTGACCAGCCCGGGCAAGGCGATCTCGGTGCAGTTCGATCCGCCGGCGGTGCTGACGGTCGTGCCGAGCGGCACGGGTGACGGCCAGGTGTTCGGCGGGACGGCCATTTCCTGCGCCCGCAGCAACGGTCAGACCTCGGGCACCTGCTCCAACACGCTGGCCAACGGGTCGAGCATCACCCTCACCGCCATCCCCGATTCGTACAGCACGTTCACCGGCTGGACGGGCGCCTGCTCCGGCAACGGGGCCTGTACGCTGACGATGGACCAGGCCAAGACGGTGGGCGCGGTGTTCACCCGCCGCCAGGTCGCGCTGACGCTCTCGCTCCAGGGCCCGGGCTTCGGCAGTGTCCGCGTGAACGACAACTACACCTGCACGTTGCAGGAAGGGGAGAGCGAGAAGGAGTGCCAGACGTTCGTCGACCTGAACCGCATGGTCACGCTCACGGCCCTGCCGGGAACGGAGCAGACCTTCGGCGCGTTCAGCGGCGCCTGTCTCTCGAGCTCGCAGTCGTGCACCTTCACCGCCAACAGTCCGGCGGTGGTGACCGCCACCTTCGGTACGCCGACCGTCACCCTCAACGTGACCGCGCCCAGTAACGCCACCGGGGCCGGTATGGTGTCCGCGTCGGGGATGGAGATCGACTGCTCGCTGGTGGGCGCCTCGTCGCCCGCACCGCAGGATTGCAAGGCGACAGCGTCGGTCGAGGATCTGCAGGGCACCCTGACGCTCCACGCCACACCGGACGGTGCGTCGACGTTCGGCGGATGGGGCGGCGCCTGTGCCTCGGCCGGCACCTCGCCCACCTGTGTCCTGACCAGCATCGAGGGCAACATCGAGGTCACCGCCTGGTTCGTGGCGGTGCCCACGGTGCAGGTCTCGGTCACACTCAACGGCCTGGGCATGGGCTCGTTGACCGCCTCCGGCAGTTCGTGGACCCGCACCTGCGAACGCTCCAGCGGTGGCAACGATCCCACCCACTGCACCTGGTTGATTCCGATCAACCAGTCGTTCGATATCTACGTGAGCGACGGGTATGGTTACTTCACCAGCACCTCGGGCCAGTTGTGCTACAACGTCAGCAGTTCCTGCTCCTATCCCTCGGGGATCAGCAGCGGCAATTCCGTCTCGGCGTGGTTCGACCCCTACTCACCGATCCGGCAGAAGAAGTGA
- a CDS encoding CsgG/HfaB family protein: protein MFMRPLRMHPGALRSACIPVASLSVWLLAACGSGPTPAPRPAAGDSRAMASEQSRGLAAQGTVGVPPFAANGNDTTLTPLAFALAELVSTDLSRSGQVRIVERARLGEVLRELDLAATGRVDSATAPRVGHLVSAQRLVFGSVESLTDGRTLRLGARIGDVERATVSNAVDARAPLAEILAAEKALVFRLFESLGVTLTPAERAAIEAQPTKNIGALLAYGRGVQRYYQGDYRGAAAEFSRAARLDPSFREARAMQQHVRSYGAMGTGTPVAIPGIRPLDGAISSTIDRLNRPLDLITNVSRTVSSALDPTFPASQATVIITITRP from the coding sequence ATGTTCATGCGCCCCCTGCGCATGCACCCCGGCGCCCTGCGCTCGGCGTGCATACCCGTTGCCTCGCTGTCCGTGTGGCTGCTCGCCGCCTGCGGCTCCGGCCCCACCCCCGCTCCCCGTCCCGCCGCTGGCGATTCGCGGGCCATGGCCAGTGAACAGAGCCGCGGCCTCGCGGCCCAGGGCACGGTTGGCGTGCCTCCGTTCGCGGCAAACGGGAACGACACCACCCTCACGCCGCTCGCCTTCGCACTCGCCGAGCTCGTCTCCACCGACCTGTCCCGCAGCGGACAGGTGCGGATCGTCGAGCGGGCGCGCCTGGGTGAAGTGCTCCGGGAGCTCGATCTGGCGGCCACCGGCCGCGTGGATTCGGCCACCGCGCCGCGGGTCGGGCATCTCGTGAGCGCCCAGCGCCTGGTATTCGGCTCCGTGGAATCGCTCACGGACGGCCGCACGCTCCGCCTCGGCGCCCGTATCGGCGACGTGGAACGGGCGACGGTGTCCAACGCGGTCGACGCCCGGGCCCCCCTGGCCGAGATCCTGGCCGCCGAAAAGGCGCTGGTGTTCCGGCTGTTCGAATCGCTGGGGGTCACGCTCACGCCGGCCGAGCGCGCAGCCATCGAAGCCCAGCCCACGAAGAACATCGGCGCGCTGCTGGCCTACGGGCGCGGCGTCCAGCGCTACTACCAGGGCGACTACCGGGGCGCCGCCGCGGAATTCAGCCGCGCCGCGCGTCTCGATCCGAGCTTCCGTGAGGCTCGCGCCATGCAGCAGCATGTCCGCTCCTATGGCGCCATGGGCACGGGCACGCCGGTCGCCATTCCGGGCATCCGGCCGCTCGACGGGGCCATTTCCAGCACCATCGACCGTCTGAACCGCCCGCTCGACCTCATCACCAACGTCTCGCGCACCGTCAGCTCCGCGCTCGATCCGACTTTCCCGGCATCGCAGGCGACCGTCATCATCACGATCACCCGTCCATGA
- a CDS encoding M48 family metalloprotease, with translation MTYRTRHVMAVTSAAPVAAPVALLLSVVIGLSGCATNPVTGRRELSLISEAQEIQMGREASAADLKRVGEVPQTEVQAMVRRLGSAMAAKSERPNLPWEFHVLDDAAVNAFAYPGGFIFVTRGLLTNLNSESELAEVIGHEIGHVTAKHSVVAMSQQQLAQIGLVGASIFSSTVAKYGDLIGGGASLLFLKFGRDDELQADALGFRYSLAQGFDVREAPKVFETLGRLSGSGGRVPEWQSTHPDPGNRAVRAEARAAELAPGALIGTKVNRDSYLRLLDGMVFGENPRHGYFEGTRFLHPDLRFQFDFPTGWKFANQPEAVVGVSADNSAQLQLLPASGTPAQALQTFLQQQGITVRQSGQTTVNGLTAAAATFDATTQQGALQGRALTVAHNGQTYMLLGLMVANAPAARAAEVDATLRSFRALTDATALNKQPARVQLVTLDQAMTGAQFVQRYPSTVSAEAVYIANGIEAATSLPKGMILKRIR, from the coding sequence ATGACCTATCGTACCAGACACGTGATGGCTGTCACCTCGGCGGCGCCCGTGGCAGCGCCGGTGGCGTTGCTGCTTTCGGTCGTGATCGGCCTGAGCGGATGCGCCACCAATCCGGTCACCGGCCGTCGGGAGCTGTCCCTCATCTCCGAGGCGCAGGAGATCCAGATGGGACGGGAAGCCTCGGCGGCGGATCTCAAGCGTGTCGGCGAAGTGCCGCAGACCGAAGTGCAGGCGATGGTGCGTCGCCTCGGCTCGGCCATGGCCGCCAAGTCGGAGCGTCCCAATCTTCCCTGGGAATTCCATGTGCTCGACGACGCGGCGGTGAACGCGTTTGCGTATCCCGGCGGCTTCATCTTCGTGACGCGTGGCCTGCTCACCAACCTCAACAGCGAATCGGAGCTGGCGGAGGTGATCGGGCACGAGATCGGCCATGTGACCGCCAAACACTCGGTGGTGGCCATGAGTCAGCAGCAGCTCGCGCAGATCGGTCTGGTGGGCGCGAGCATCTTTTCGTCGACGGTGGCGAAGTACGGCGATCTGATCGGCGGCGGCGCGTCGCTGCTCTTTCTCAAGTTCGGCCGCGACGACGAACTGCAGGCGGATGCGCTGGGCTTCCGCTACTCCCTGGCCCAGGGATTCGACGTGCGGGAAGCGCCCAAGGTGTTCGAAACCCTGGGACGACTCAGCGGCAGCGGCGGCCGCGTCCCGGAGTGGCAGAGCACACACCCCGATCCCGGCAATCGGGCCGTGCGGGCCGAGGCGCGTGCGGCCGAACTCGCCCCCGGTGCGCTCATCGGTACCAAGGTGAATCGCGACAGCTATCTGCGATTGCTCGACGGCATGGTGTTCGGCGAGAACCCGCGTCACGGATATTTCGAAGGCACGCGCTTCCTGCACCCCGATCTGCGCTTCCAGTTCGATTTCCCCACGGGGTGGAAGTTCGCGAATCAGCCCGAAGCGGTGGTGGGGGTGAGCGCGGACAACAGCGCGCAGTTGCAGTTGCTGCCCGCCAGCGGCACCCCGGCGCAGGCCCTGCAGACGTTTCTGCAGCAGCAGGGCATCACGGTGCGGCAGTCGGGACAGACCACGGTGAATGGACTCACTGCGGCCGCGGCCACGTTCGACGCCACCACGCAGCAGGGCGCGTTGCAGGGCCGCGCGCTCACGGTCGCGCACAACGGACAGACGTACATGCTGCTCGGTCTGATGGTCGCCAACGCCCCGGCGGCGCGCGCCGCGGAAGTGGACGCGACCTTGCGTTCCTTCCGCGCGCTCACCGACGCCACGGCGCTCAACAAGCAGCCGGCCCGTGTGCAGCTCGTGACGCTCGATCAGGCCATGACCGGCGCCCAGTTCGTGCAGCGGTATCCCAGCACGGTGTCGGCGGAGGCGGTGTACATCGCCAACGGCATCGAGGCCGCCACGTCGTTGCCGAAGGGCATGATCCTCAAGCGGATCCGCTGA